One window from the genome of Methanoculleus sp. 7T encodes:
- a CDS encoding type II toxin-antitoxin system RelE family toxin, with amino-acid sequence MRCSLTYPKKVRRKLKRLPKEAAAGIIRALELLAEEESPHLQVKHLTNSPLFSLRVGVYRVILAFEHQQLVSVAIDPDHRKNAYD; translated from the coding sequence GTGAGATGCTCGCTCACCTACCCGAAAAAAGTCCGGCGCAAGTTAAAGCGTCTCCCAAAGGAGGCTGCCGCCGGGATAATCAGAGCGCTTGAACTGCTGGCTGAAGAAGAATCTCCCCACCTGCAGGTGAAGCACCTGACGAACTCACCGCTATTCTCCCTGCGCGTAGGGGTGTACCGAGTGATCCTGGCGTTTGAGCACCAACAACTCGTTAGTGTGGCGATCGATCCCGACCATCGAAAGAATGCCTATGATTAA